Proteins from one uncultured Cohaesibacter sp. genomic window:
- a CDS encoding aspartate aminotransferase family protein, with the protein MLENDQLAQWDRENFFHPSTPLGQFARGELNNRIVTGGKGVYIEDREGNKLLDAFAGLYCVNIGYGRQEIAEAIAAQAKELAYYHSYVGHGTEANITLAKMILDRAPDHMSKVYFGQSGSDANETNIKLVWYYNNVLGRPEKKKIISRWRGYHGSGLMTGSLTGLETFHNQFDLPLPYVVHTDAPYYFRRDNLEQSEAEFVKQCADNLDALIQKEGPDTIAAFIGEPVLGTGGIVPPPAGYWEAIQAVLKKYDILLIVDEVITGFGRLGSMFGSDHYGLKPDIMTIAKGLTSAYAPLSGSIVADRVWKVLEDGTDKYGAIGHGWTYSAHPIGAAAGVANLKLIDELKLIDNAKDTGAYFVQGLKDAVGDLPIVGDVRGEGIMAAVEFVKDKDSRTFFDPADKIGYAVVGALLERHKVIGRAMPQGDILGFAPPLCMTKEEADTVIAATKDAIETVIAKL; encoded by the coding sequence ATGTTGGAGAATGATCAATTAGCGCAATGGGATCGGGAAAATTTCTTCCATCCGTCCACCCCGCTGGGCCAGTTCGCTCGTGGTGAACTGAACAACCGCATCGTGACCGGCGGCAAGGGCGTTTATATTGAAGATCGCGAAGGCAACAAACTGCTCGACGCATTCGCTGGCCTCTATTGCGTGAATATTGGCTATGGCCGTCAGGAAATCGCCGAAGCCATTGCGGCGCAGGCCAAGGAACTGGCTTACTACCACTCCTATGTGGGTCATGGTACCGAAGCCAACATCACGCTGGCCAAGATGATCCTCGACCGCGCGCCAGACCATATGTCCAAGGTCTATTTCGGCCAATCCGGGTCGGACGCCAACGAAACCAACATCAAGCTGGTCTGGTATTACAACAATGTGCTGGGGCGCCCGGAAAAGAAAAAGATCATTTCCCGCTGGCGCGGCTATCATGGCTCAGGTCTGATGACCGGTTCCCTCACCGGCCTTGAAACCTTCCATAACCAGTTCGATCTGCCGCTGCCTTATGTGGTACATACAGATGCGCCTTACTATTTCCGTCGCGACAATCTTGAGCAATCCGAAGCCGAGTTCGTCAAACAGTGTGCGGACAATCTCGACGCCCTCATCCAGAAAGAAGGCCCGGATACCATCGCAGCCTTCATCGGTGAGCCAGTTCTTGGCACCGGCGGTATCGTGCCTCCTCCGGCTGGCTACTGGGAAGCCATTCAGGCTGTGCTCAAGAAATATGACATTCTGCTGATTGTTGACGAAGTGATCACCGGTTTCGGTCGCCTCGGCTCCATGTTCGGCTCGGATCATTATGGCCTGAAGCCGGACATCATGACCATCGCCAAGGGTCTCACCTCTGCCTATGCGCCGCTTTCGGGCTCCATCGTGGCAGATCGGGTCTGGAAGGTTCTGGAAGACGGCACGGACAAGTACGGCGCCATCGGCCATGGCTGGACCTATTCCGCTCACCCGATCGGGGCTGCTGCTGGTGTTGCCAACCTCAAGCTGATCGACGAGCTGAAACTGATCGACAATGCCAAGGATACCGGCGCCTACTTTGTTCAGGGTCTTAAAGACGCCGTTGGCGATTTGCCGATTGTTGGCGACGTGCGCGGCGAAGGCATCATGGCCGCTGTCGAATTCGTCAAGGACAAGGACAGCCGCACCTTCTTCGACCCGGCTGACAAGATCGGCTATGCGGTGGTTGGTGCACTTCTGGAACGCCACAAGGTGATCGGCCGCGCGATGCCGCAAGGCGATATTCTTGGCTTTGCACCGCCGCTCTGCATGACCAAAGAGGAAGCCGACACCGTGATTGCCGCCACCAAGGACGCAATCGAAACGGTTATCGCCAAACTCTGA
- the eutB gene encoding hydroxyectoine utilization dehydratase EutB, which translates to MTRPHQVPSPDAFQSLPISLSDILQAQRRIALHVVQTPMRHSQTLSEKTGGDIHLKMEHRQHTASFKLRGATNAVLSLTDEQKAKGIAAVSTGNHGRSLAFAARNAGVRCVIAMSELVPQNKRDGIAALGAEVVIQGRSQDEAQQAVDRMVAEDGMATIPPFDHADVIAGQGTLGLEILQDLTDIDTVLVQLSGGGLISGVAAAIKGISPKTRIIGISMQRGAAMHASLEAGKPVQVEELPTLADSLGGGIGLENHYTFAMTQALVDEVILLSEEEIAEGVRHAYWQEEEILEGAGAVGISALLTGKIEAPGRCVAILSGRNIDMSMHHKLISGDMVTL; encoded by the coding sequence ATGACCCGCCCGCACCAAGTCCCCTCGCCCGACGCCTTTCAATCGCTTCCCATATCCCTCTCTGACATTCTGCAAGCGCAAAGACGCATAGCACTGCATGTAGTGCAGACGCCCATGCGCCATTCGCAAACCCTTTCCGAGAAGACCGGCGGCGACATTCATCTCAAGATGGAACATCGCCAGCATACTGCCAGCTTCAAGCTGCGGGGCGCTACCAACGCCGTGCTTTCGCTGACCGATGAGCAGAAGGCAAAAGGCATCGCTGCAGTATCGACTGGCAATCATGGGCGCAGCCTTGCCTTTGCGGCCCGCAATGCCGGGGTGCGTTGCGTTATCGCCATGTCCGAGTTGGTACCGCAAAACAAGCGCGACGGCATCGCTGCTTTGGGGGCTGAAGTGGTCATTCAGGGACGCTCGCAGGACGAAGCGCAGCAGGCAGTCGATCGCATGGTGGCCGAAGACGGCATGGCGACCATTCCCCCCTTTGATCATGCCGATGTCATCGCCGGTCAGGGCACGCTTGGCTTGGAGATCTTGCAGGACCTTACCGATATCGACACCGTGCTGGTGCAGCTTTCCGGCGGCGGGTTGATTTCTGGTGTGGCTGCCGCGATCAAGGGCATCTCCCCCAAGACACGCATTATCGGCATTTCCATGCAGCGGGGCGCTGCAATGCATGCCAGCCTTGAGGCGGGCAAACCGGTACAGGTGGAAGAATTGCCGACACTGGCGGATTCCCTTGGCGGCGGCATTGGCCTTGAGAACCACTACACTTTTGCGATGACACAAGCCCTCGTCGACGAGGTGATCCTGCTGAGCGAGGAAGAGATCGCCGAAGGCGTACGTCATGCCTATTGGCAGGAAGAAGAAATTTTAGAGGGGGCTGGCGCTGTCGGGATCTCGGCCTTGCTTACCGGCAAGATCGAGGCCCCGGGGCGCTGCGTGGCCATCCTGTCGGGTCGCAACATTGATATGTCCATGCATCACAAGCTGATTTCCGGCGACATGGTTACGCTTTAA
- a CDS encoding universal stress protein, which translates to MFNTIMVPVDLRHTSRLEKTLTIAADMARTNEAAVIYVGVTGPEPGDLGHTPKEFGQKLQAFASAQTQAHGIEATTHVIVANDPAIDLDKKLLEAVEATGSDLVIMASHIPNISDYIWSSHGGHLASHTKASVFLVRG; encoded by the coding sequence ATGTTCAATACGATCATGGTTCCGGTGGACTTGCGTCACACCTCCAGGTTGGAGAAGACGTTGACCATCGCAGCTGATATGGCAAGGACCAACGAAGCAGCTGTCATCTATGTTGGTGTCACCGGCCCTGAACCAGGGGACTTGGGCCACACGCCGAAGGAATTTGGCCAAAAATTGCAAGCCTTTGCGTCCGCGCAAACACAGGCTCACGGGATAGAAGCAACAACCCATGTTATTGTTGCCAATGACCCGGCAATTGATCTGGACAAGAAGCTGCTGGAAGCCGTCGAGGCTACAGGCTCTGATCTGGTCATCATGGCATCCCATATCCCCAACATATCGGATTATATCTGGTCGTCTCATGGTGGCCATTTGGCAAGTCACACGAAAGCATCGGTCTTTCTTGTTCGTGGCTAG
- a CDS encoding Lrp/AsnC family transcriptional regulator has translation MPAAGLKLDDRDWAILKILQTEGRITKAALAQRVNLSPTPCWERLKRLEEAGIIEAYETRLSLKAFGALAVVFVEVELDSHRSEDFERFETAVQDYPEILECWAVGGGLDYILKIVAKDVDHYQRLIDHMLEADIGLRRYFTYVVTKPVVNRSALPLEKLQLD, from the coding sequence ATGCCTGCCGCAGGACTGAAACTGGATGACAGAGATTGGGCGATCCTGAAGATTTTACAGACCGAGGGGCGCATCACCAAGGCGGCTCTGGCGCAACGGGTCAATCTCTCTCCCACCCCCTGCTGGGAAAGGCTGAAACGGCTTGAAGAGGCGGGTATTATCGAAGCCTATGAAACCCGTCTTTCCCTCAAGGCTTTCGGCGCTCTCGCCGTGGTATTTGTCGAGGTGGAGCTTGATAGCCATCGTTCGGAGGATTTTGAGCGGTTCGAGACGGCCGTTCAGGACTATCCGGAAATTCTTGAATGCTGGGCCGTGGGCGGCGGGCTCGATTATATTCTCAAGATCGTTGCCAAGGATGTCGATCACTATCAACGGCTCATCGACCATATGCTCGAAGCCGATATCGGGCTGAGACGCTATTTCACCTATGTGGTGACGAAGCCGGTGGTCAACAGATCGGCTCTGCCGCTGGAAAAACTCCAGCTTGATTAA
- a CDS encoding ectoine utilization protein EutA, with amino-acid sequence MVTQLNLTLSLRNKTVPCRVGLLLLETDHTTELEFARHMPHDLVGIYANRVTYANPTTPENLRKMVPLLGERAEQILPEADLDVVYYGCTSASFVIGDDVVASEINKAKPTASVVTPTSAALAACHQLHVGSLAILTPYLPETSAPLEPYFTERGISVAKHSCLGIEDDRIMAALDARSLIQAAVEADHPSADALFISCTALRALEVVPELEKRLGKPVITSNQAAIWYILRLLGLPQPVRNSCQLFHTLPEAA; translated from the coding sequence ATGGTGACCCAACTCAATCTGACCTTATCCCTGCGCAACAAGACCGTTCCCTGTCGGGTAGGCCTGCTGCTGTTGGAAACGGACCATACGACCGAGCTGGAATTTGCGCGGCACATGCCGCACGATCTGGTCGGGATCTATGCCAATCGGGTCACCTATGCCAATCCCACCACGCCAGAAAATCTGCGCAAGATGGTGCCCCTTCTGGGGGAACGGGCCGAGCAGATTTTGCCAGAGGCGGATCTTGATGTGGTCTATTATGGCTGTACCTCAGCCTCCTTTGTCATTGGCGATGATGTGGTAGCAAGCGAGATTAACAAGGCCAAGCCAACCGCTAGCGTGGTAACGCCCACATCAGCAGCCCTTGCGGCCTGTCACCAGCTGCATGTTGGCTCTCTGGCCATCTTGACGCCCTATCTGCCCGAAACCAGCGCGCCGCTGGAGCCCTATTTTACAGAGCGGGGCATTTCGGTCGCCAAGCATTCCTGCCTTGGCATAGAGGATGACCGCATCATGGCGGCGCTTGATGCCCGCAGTCTCATTCAGGCCGCTGTTGAGGCCGATCACCCCTCGGCGGATGCCCTGTTCATTTCCTGCACGGCACTGCGTGCGCTGGAAGTGGTGCCCGAGCTTGAGAAGCGTCTTGGCAAACCGGTCATCACCAGCAATCAGGCGGCCATCTGGTACATCCTGCGTCTTCTTGGTCTGCCGCAACCCGTCCGCAACAGCTGCCAGCTGTTTCACACCCTGCCTGAAGCCGCCTGA
- a CDS encoding NAD-dependent succinate-semialdehyde dehydrogenase, protein MLDSQTKNRSHALGKLDDLRLFKEFSYINGEWVSQRETPAIAVHDPADGSLLGTVPALGASKSRAAVDAAQASFGPWAAKLPQERAAILRKWFDLILENKEDLALLMTLEQGKPISEARGEIDYAASFVEFYAEEAKRPNIEGVTSHLPDGEVEVWREAIGVVALITPWNFPCAMITRKAAAALAVGCTCVVHPSRETPYSATALAELGERAGLPAGVFNVVTGYAAEIVEPWTQDPRVRALSFTGSTEIGRLLYRQSAETVKHLVMELGGHAPFIVFADADLDRAVDCAISAKFATSGQDCLGANRFYIERSVYKAFAEKFAAATKALTVGKGSDDPDIGPLMNTNAVKKQKEHVEDALGKGAKLLCGGKGHSLGPLFYEPTVLGDVPRDALIAHEETFGPVAALIAFDSDEDVIAMANDTEYGLVAYLHTGDAKRIYAASRALQYGMVAVNRTKVTGAPIPFGGMKQSGLGREGARQGLEEFTEIKYVCRDFS, encoded by the coding sequence ATGCTTGACTCACAGACCAAAAACAGATCTCACGCCCTTGGGAAGCTGGATGATCTGCGCCTGTTCAAGGAATTTTCCTATATCAATGGCGAATGGGTGTCCCAGAGGGAAACTCCGGCCATCGCCGTGCATGATCCTGCGGATGGATCATTGTTGGGTACAGTGCCAGCTCTTGGCGCAAGCAAGAGCCGGGCAGCTGTTGATGCTGCTCAGGCCTCCTTTGGCCCATGGGCAGCCAAGCTGCCTCAAGAAAGAGCGGCCATCCTGCGCAAATGGTTTGATCTCATCCTTGAAAACAAGGAAGATCTGGCGCTGCTGATGACGCTGGAACAGGGCAAACCGATTTCGGAAGCCCGTGGCGAAATCGACTATGCGGCGAGCTTCGTCGAATTCTATGCAGAAGAAGCCAAGCGCCCCAACATCGAAGGTGTCACCTCCCATCTACCCGATGGCGAAGTGGAGGTCTGGCGCGAGGCCATCGGCGTTGTAGCGCTGATCACACCATGGAACTTCCCGTGTGCCATGATCACGCGCAAGGCGGCAGCCGCGCTGGCCGTGGGCTGCACCTGTGTTGTGCATCCGTCTCGAGAAACACCCTATTCAGCTACGGCGCTGGCCGAGCTGGGCGAACGGGCCGGCTTGCCAGCGGGCGTTTTCAACGTCGTAACAGGCTATGCCGCAGAAATCGTTGAGCCGTGGACCCAAGATCCACGCGTGCGTGCCTTGTCCTTTACCGGTTCGACGGAGATCGGGCGCCTGCTCTATCGGCAGTCGGCGGAAACGGTCAAGCATCTGGTGATGGAACTTGGCGGTCATGCGCCCTTCATCGTCTTTGCTGATGCGGATCTTGATCGAGCCGTTGATTGTGCCATCTCGGCCAAGTTCGCAACCTCCGGACAGGATTGTCTGGGCGCCAACCGTTTCTATATCGAGCGTTCCGTCTATAAGGCATTCGCCGAGAAATTCGCCGCAGCCACCAAGGCCCTAACCGTTGGCAAAGGCTCAGACGATCCCGACATCGGCCCGCTGATGAACACCAACGCGGTGAAGAAGCAGAAAGAGCATGTGGAAGATGCTCTCGGGAAAGGCGCCAAGCTGCTGTGCGGTGGCAAGGGCCATTCGCTGGGGCCGCTCTTTTATGAGCCGACCGTTTTGGGCGATGTGCCGCGGGATGCGTTGATCGCTCATGAAGAAACCTTCGGGCCTGTTGCCGCGCTCATTGCATTTGATAGCGATGAAGATGTCATCGCAATGGCCAATGACACCGAATATGGCCTTGTCGCCTATTTGCATACGGGCGACGCCAAGCGGATCTATGCCGCTTCCCGCGCCCTGCAATATGGCATGGTCGCCGTCAACCGCACCAAGGTCACCGGTGCGCCCATTCCCTTTGGCGGCATGAAGCAATCCGGCCTCGGGCGCGAGGGCGCTCGGCAGGGCCTCGAGGAATTCACTGAAATCAAATATGTGTGCCGCGACTTCTCTTAA
- the doeA gene encoding ectoine hydrolase DoeA (DoeA (degradation of ectoine A) is also called EutD (ectoine utilization D).) has protein sequence MEHVKPRLFFTQEEYDRRLAKTRKAMQMKGVDVLICTEPANMAWLTGYDGWSFYVHQCVIVTMEGQPIWYGRTQDANGAKVTCYLDHENILSYPDHYVQSTERHPMDLLSAILIDKGFSSASIGLEMDNYYFSAAAYCSLLKHMPNAKFVDCNVLVHWQRAAKSAPELEMMRTAGRIVEAMHARIREHARPGLPKNELVAEIYDASLRGVEGIGGDYAAIVPLLPSGADASAPHLTWDDRPFKLGEGTFFEVAGSYHRYHCPLSRTVFMGKPTQQFLDAEKAVLEGMEAGLEMAKVGNVCEDIANAFFGVLKKYGIVKDNRTGYPIGLAYPPDWGEHTMSLRAGDRTVLEEGMTFHFMTGLWQDGWGLEITESIAIGTNGPECLANVPRELVVVD, from the coding sequence ATGGAACATGTGAAGCCAAGACTATTCTTCACTCAGGAAGAATATGACCGGCGGCTGGCCAAGACACGCAAGGCCATGCAAATGAAAGGCGTTGACGTCCTTATCTGCACCGAACCGGCCAACATGGCGTGGCTAACAGGCTATGACGGCTGGTCATTCTATGTGCATCAGTGCGTCATCGTGACGATGGAAGGCCAGCCCATCTGGTATGGCCGCACGCAGGATGCCAACGGCGCAAAAGTGACCTGTTATCTGGATCACGAGAATATCCTGAGCTATCCGGATCATTATGTGCAATCCACCGAGCGCCATCCTATGGATCTGCTCTCGGCCATTCTGATCGACAAGGGCTTTTCCTCGGCCAGCATCGGTCTGGAGATGGATAACTACTATTTCTCTGCCGCAGCCTATTGTTCCCTACTCAAGCATATGCCCAACGCCAAATTCGTGGATTGCAATGTGCTTGTCCATTGGCAGCGCGCGGCCAAGTCAGCGCCTGAGCTGGAGATGATGCGAACCGCTGGCCGGATCGTCGAAGCCATGCATGCCCGCATTCGGGAGCATGCCCGTCCCGGCCTTCCCAAGAACGAGCTGGTTGCCGAGATCTATGACGCGTCCCTGCGCGGCGTTGAAGGCATCGGGGGCGACTATGCCGCCATCGTTCCGCTTCTGCCATCGGGTGCGGATGCCTCGGCCCCACACCTTACATGGGATGACCGCCCCTTCAAGCTTGGCGAAGGCACCTTCTTTGAAGTGGCCGGTAGCTATCATCGCTATCATTGCCCGCTGTCCCGTACGGTCTTCATGGGCAAGCCAACCCAGCAGTTTCTTGATGCCGAGAAAGCCGTTCTGGAAGGGATGGAAGCCGGACTTGAAATGGCCAAGGTGGGCAATGTCTGCGAAGACATCGCCAATGCCTTCTTTGGGGTGTTGAAGAAATACGGCATCGTCAAGGACAACCGGACCGGCTATCCGATCGGTTTGGCCTATCCGCCAGATTGGGGCGAACACACCATGAGTCTGAGAGCCGGTGACAGAACGGTTCTGGAAGAAGGCATGACCTTCCACTTCATGACCGGCCTGTGGCAGGACGGATGGGGTCTGGAGATCACCGAAAGCATCGCCATTGGCACCAACGGGCCGGAATGTCTGGCCAACGTACCGCGTGAACTGGTCGTCGTCGACTAG
- the eutC gene encoding ectoine utilization protein EutC: protein MSILILSEQDLRQAVTLDAESVSCIEEAIESLATKQVVMPPILSMEIPDFNGEVDVKTAYVPGLDSFAIKISPGFFDNPKLGLPSLNGLMVLLSAQTGIVEAVLLDNGYLTDLRTAAAGAVAAKALSRADSKVATIYGTGLQAHLQLEALCLVRPITSARIWGRSPDKAKATASELGETLGIDIEAFESGQEAAKGADILVTTTPSQEPILMADWLEPGQHVTAMGSDADYKNEIEPAIIGKANLYVADRLTQTRKLGELRSAIAASVVTEETQFPELGTIVAGARPGRETEADITVCDLTGMGVQDTAIATLARQRAMALKAGAEF from the coding sequence ATGTCCATTCTCATTCTGTCCGAACAGGATTTACGCCAAGCGGTCACACTGGATGCCGAGAGTGTCTCTTGCATCGAAGAGGCAATCGAGAGCCTTGCGACGAAGCAGGTCGTCATGCCGCCGATCCTGTCGATGGAGATTCCGGACTTTAACGGCGAAGTGGATGTCAAAACCGCCTATGTTCCCGGTCTGGATAGCTTTGCCATCAAGATCAGCCCGGGCTTCTTTGACAATCCCAAGCTCGGCTTGCCCAGCCTTAACGGTCTGATGGTTTTACTTTCCGCCCAGACCGGCATCGTGGAAGCGGTGCTATTGGACAATGGCTATTTGACAGACCTGCGCACCGCTGCCGCTGGCGCTGTTGCTGCCAAGGCTTTGTCGCGGGCCGATTCCAAGGTGGCTACGATTTATGGTACGGGCCTTCAGGCGCACCTGCAGCTGGAAGCCCTGTGCCTTGTCCGACCTATTACCTCCGCCCGCATCTGGGGACGTTCGCCAGACAAGGCGAAGGCGACGGCCTCCGAACTTGGCGAGACGCTCGGCATCGACATAGAAGCCTTCGAAAGCGGGCAAGAGGCCGCCAAGGGCGCAGACATTCTGGTGACCACGACACCATCGCAAGAGCCCATTCTGATGGCCGACTGGCTGGAGCCGGGCCAACATGTCACCGCCATGGGATCGGACGCCGACTACAAGAATGAAATCGAACCAGCCATCATCGGCAAGGCCAATCTCTATGTCGCCGATCGCCTGACACAGACACGCAAACTGGGCGAATTACGCTCGGCGATCGCAGCGTCTGTCGTCACCGAAGAGACTCAGTTTCCTGAGCTGGGCACCATCGTTGCCGGCGCGCGTCCGGGCCGGGAAACAGAGGCGGATATCACCGTATGTGATTTGACCGGCATGGGCGTACAGGACACCGCGATTGCGACGCTCGCCCGCCAACGCGCCATGGCGCTAAAGGCCGGAGCCGAATTTTAA
- a CDS encoding universal stress protein encodes MFERIIVPIDGSPCSLNALEKAVELQKLCGLDCVLKIICVYRHQGAREASVSMVRPSTPDVIDKALSQHAREVVQDAKNRAFEMGGRNVTAHVMQGPTARTIMRFASEHQGDLIVMGGRGYGDLEALLLGSVSHKVTSLAHCPVMIVR; translated from the coding sequence ATGTTTGAAAGGATAATCGTGCCGATAGACGGCTCACCCTGTTCTCTGAATGCACTGGAAAAAGCAGTCGAACTTCAGAAATTGTGCGGGCTAGACTGCGTGCTCAAGATCATCTGTGTCTATCGCCATCAAGGGGCGCGAGAGGCTTCAGTCTCCATGGTGCGCCCTTCCACCCCCGATGTCATCGACAAGGCCCTGTCTCAGCATGCACGCGAAGTGGTGCAGGACGCCAAGAACAGGGCATTCGAGATGGGCGGGCGCAACGTCACCGCCCATGTCATGCAAGGACCGACGGCGCGCACCATCATGCGCTTTGCCTCAGAGCATCAGGGCGACCTGATTGTCATGGGCGGGCGTGGCTATGGCGACCTGGAAGCCCTGCTGCTGGGCAGTGTATCACACAAGGTGACAAGCCTTGCCCATTGTCCCGTAATGATCGTGCGTTAA
- the argE gene encoding acetylornithine deacetylase, with amino-acid sequence MQQLLEKTKEILAQLVAFESLSGQSNLDMIDYITSYLASHGVEANLSYDETGNRANLFASIGPDVEGGIVLNGHTDVVPARGQPWTHDPFDLLEKDGKLFGRGAVDMKGFLACALAMVPHFKAADLKRPILFSCCYDEEIGGFGAPILARDIIARGPKPSVAIVGEPTLMNLVNGHKAGYEMHTDLIGLSAHASDPRKGMNAIEFAARYIGKIIEIADRCSINPDLQTPFEPPYTTFNIGTINGGVARNITANSCSIDWELRPIPSDDGRAILAELQYFCDDELLPLMRQSYPEAEIRTIIEADVPPLWADESSAAVQFVRRITGINNSEVVSFGTDAGHFERVGISTVVFGPGSIDQAHKPDEYIEVSEISRCLSFLSDVSDHLESLDSD; translated from the coding sequence ATGCAGCAGCTGCTTGAAAAGACAAAAGAAATACTGGCGCAACTGGTGGCTTTCGAAAGCCTCTCGGGGCAATCCAATCTCGATATGATTGACTATATCACGAGCTATCTGGCCAGCCATGGTGTGGAAGCCAACCTGTCTTATGATGAGACGGGCAACCGAGCCAACCTGTTTGCTTCCATCGGGCCAGATGTGGAAGGCGGCATCGTGCTCAACGGACATACCGATGTCGTTCCGGCACGAGGGCAGCCATGGACGCACGACCCGTTTGACCTGTTGGAAAAAGACGGCAAGCTTTTTGGTCGCGGCGCGGTCGACATGAAGGGGTTTCTGGCCTGTGCTTTGGCGATGGTTCCCCATTTCAAGGCGGCCGACCTCAAGCGGCCTATCCTGTTTTCCTGTTGCTATGACGAGGAAATCGGCGGCTTCGGTGCGCCCATATTGGCGCGAGATATCATTGCGCGAGGCCCCAAACCCTCCGTTGCCATTGTTGGTGAGCCAACCTTGATGAACTTGGTCAATGGCCACAAGGCGGGCTATGAAATGCATACCGACCTCATCGGTCTTTCCGCCCACGCCTCTGATCCGCGCAAAGGCATGAATGCCATCGAATTTGCTGCGCGCTATATCGGCAAGATCATCGAGATTGCCGATCGCTGCTCGATCAACCCGGATCTGCAAACGCCCTTCGAGCCTCCTTATACCACGTTCAATATTGGCACGATCAACGGTGGCGTTGCCCGCAACATCACCGCCAACAGCTGCTCGATTGACTGGGAATTGCGCCCTATTCCTTCCGATGACGGACGGGCCATTCTGGCCGAGCTGCAATATTTCTGTGATGACGAATTGCTTCCACTGATGAGGCAAAGCTACCCCGAGGCAGAGATCCGAACCATCATCGAAGCCGACGTTCCGCCGCTCTGGGCAGATGAATCCTCTGCTGCTGTGCAATTCGTACGCCGGATCACCGGCATCAATAACAGTGAAGTGGTCTCATTCGGCACCGATGCAGGGCATTTCGAGCGTGTCGGCATCTCGACCGTGGTATTCGGCCCCGGCTCCATCGATCAGGCTCACAAGCCCGACGAATATATCGAAGTCTCTGAAATATCACGCTGTCTTTCCTTTTTGAGCGACGTCTCGGATCATCTGGAAAGCCTCGACAGCGACTAG